The following proteins are encoded in a genomic region of Choloepus didactylus isolate mChoDid1 chromosome Y, mChoDid1.pri, whole genome shotgun sequence:
- the ARHGAP4 gene encoding LOW QUALITY PROTEIN: rho GTPase-activating protein 4 (The sequence of the model RefSeq protein was modified relative to this genomic sequence to represent the inferred CDS: substituted 3 bases at 3 genomic stop codons): MATHGKLRRVPGPQAEYEAQVKEMRWQLSKQLRCLELQGNIQRELLQELAKYMRRLTEVELEYSRGLEKLAECFSGRGGHLGGSSREHQSFWKEPSLLSPLHCWAVLLQQTWQQSQESAVLSEVLVGPLAQRLSHIVEDVGRIVRKSKDLEQQLQEELLKVVSELQTVRMGTLLWLVGWHRASLQAKKTYQAYHTESVNTEAKLREAXQQEEKRTGWSAAANPPPRGGALRKSSLKKGRWLVEKMGRQAKFLEHRLKCTKARNEYLLSLASVNATVRNYYLQDVLDLMDCCDTGFHLALGQVLRSYAAAKSCTQASQMQGLGSLEEALDGLNPPRDKAKVLELHTAAFCPPLRFDYQPQDGDEVTEIQVEMELRDEILPRAQNIQSRLDRQTIETEEVNKMLKATLQALLELVASDDGNVLDSFQVSHSTKSLKSTSSDPGVRQAGEKRGQHQETETFYITKLQEYLSXWSILAKLEAKHERLQEAIQRGDKENHEVSRWTQYTRRRFQRSRQPRPSSQYNQKLFGGDMEKFIQSSDQPVPLVVESCVRFINLHGLQHEGIFRVSGAQLRVSEMRDAFERGEDPLVEGCGAHDLDSVASVLKLYFRSLEPPLCPPGLFAELLTSAAGPELEAGPERAELVSRLLARLPRLVLVVLCYLFTFFNHLAQYSDKNMMDPHNLAVCFGPTLLPVPAGQDPVALQGRVNQLVQMLIVQPTELFPPLAQLPGPVHEKCMVPSSADCLGDTQLESVARENEPELEAGPLAPEDDLEGVVEAAACFSYTGRMAQELTFQRGVVLRLHAHASGNWWREEHVGTRGLIPHKCISLPTRAEKHLVGQGPLAVGELLSSPEVLLAESISRPEPCTPLEATGPFGHRWHCPVPSSLERHVEVDKAVAHTMDSVLKALLGKTSPCQGLGPASPSSPSPGPHSPQPGASSRPSRNRGFFXGPGSLASPSTARPPGPYLNPH, translated from the exons ATGGCCACACACGGGAAGCTGCGGAGGGTGCCGGGGCCACAGGCCGAGTATGAGGCGCAAGTCAAAG AGATGCGCTGGCAGCTGAGCAAGCAGTTGCGTTGCCTGGAGCTGCAGGGCAACATCCAGAGGGAGCTGCTGCAGGAGCTGGCCAAGTACATGCGGCGCCTCACCGAGGTGGAGCTGGAGTACTCCCGGGGCCTGGAGAAGCTGGCCGAATGCTTCTCCGGCCGGGGAGGCCATCTCGGTGGCAGCAGCCGGGAGCACCAAAGCTTCTG GAAGGAGCCATCCCTCCTGTCACCCTTGCACTGCTGGGCCGTGTTGCTGCAGCAGACGTGGCAGCAGAGCCAGGAGAGCGCTGTGCTTAGCGAGGTGCTGGTCGGGCCCCTGGCCCAGCGCCTGAGCCACATCGTGGAGGACGTGGGACGCATAGTCAGGAAG AGCAAGGATTTGGAGCAGCAGCTACAGGAGGAGCTGCTGAAGGTGGTGTCAGAGCTTCAGACGGTGagaatggg CACCCTGCTCTGGTTGGTGGGCTGGCATCGGGCCTCCCTGCAGGCCAAGAAGACGTACCAGGCGTACCACACTGAGAGCGTGAACACCGAAGCCAAGCTCCGGGAAGCCTAGCAGCAGGAGGAGAAGCGGACAGGCTGGAGCGCCGCCGCCAACCCCCCCCCCCGAGGGGGGGCCCTGCGCAAAAGCTCCCTCAAGAAGGGAAGGTGGCTGGTGGAGAAGATGGGT CGCCAGGCCAAATTCTTGGAGCACAGACTCAAGTGCACGAAGGCGCGCAACGAGTATCTGCTCAGCCTCGCCAGCGTCAACGCCACTGTCAGAAACTACTATTTGCAGGACGTCTTGGACCTCATGGAC TGCTGCGACACAGGGTTCCACCTGGCTCTGGGGCAGGTGCTCCGGAGCTACGCGGCAGCCAAGAGCTGCACCCAGGCCTCCCAGATGCAGGGCCTGGGCAGCCTGGAAGAGGCTCTGGATGGCCTCAACCCCCCCAGGGACAAGGCCAAGGTGCTGGAGCTGCACACAGCTGCGTTCTGTCCCCCGCTGCGTTTCGACTACCAGCCCCAAGACGGGGACGAG GTGACTGAGATCCAGGTTGAGATGGAGCTGAGGGACGAGATTCTGCCCAGAGCCCAGAACATCCAGAGCCGCCTAGACCGGCAGACGATTGAGACAGAGGAG GTGAACAAGATGCTAAAGGCCACCCTGCAGGCCCTGCTGGAGCTGGTGGCATCGGACGATGGCAATGTGCTCGATTCCTTCCAGGTCAGCCACTCCACCAAGTCCCTCAAGTCCACCAGCTCGGACCCGGGGGTGCGGCAGGCTGGCGAGAAGCGCGGCCAGCACCAGGAGACTGAGACCTTCTACATCACG AAGCTACAGGAGTATCTGAGCTGATGGAGCATCCTGGCCAAGCTGGAAGCCAAGCACGAGCGGCTGCAGGAGGCCATACAACGAG GAGACAAGGAGAACCATGAGGTGTCCCGGT GGACCCAGTACACGCGGAGAAGATTCCAGAGGAGCCGCCAGCCCCGCCCCAGCTCGCAGTACAACCAGAAGCTCTTTGGGGGAGACATGGAGAAGTTTATCCAG AGCTCTGACCAGCCTGTGCCCCTGGTGGTGGAGAGCTGTGTCCGCTTCATTAACCTCCATG GACTCCAGCACGAAGGCATCTTTCGGGTGTCGGGGGCCCAGCTCCGGGTCTCGGAGATGCGGGACGCCTTTGAGAGAG GGGAGGACCCGCTGGTGGAAGGCTGCGGCGCCCACGATCTGGACTCAGTGGCCAGTGTGCTGAAGCTCTACTTCCGGAGCCTGGAGCCGCCGCTCTGCCCCCCGGGTCTGTTTGCCGAGCTGCTGACCTCTGCAG CTGGCCCAGAGCTGGAGGCCGGGCCGGAGCGGGCCGAGCTCGTGAGCCGCCTTCTGGCCCGGCTGCCTAGGCTGGTGCTCGTGGTCCTGTGCTACCTTTTCACCTTCTTCAACCA CCTGGCCCAGTACAGCGACAAGAACATGATGGACCCCCACAACCTGGCCGTGTGCTTCGGGCCAACGCTGCTGCCCGTGCCTGCTGGACAGGACCCCGTGGCCTTGCAGGGCCGGGTGAACCAGCTGGTACAGATGCTCATTGTGCAGCCCACAGAGCTTTTCCCACCCCTGGCTCAGCTGCCCGGCCCCGTCCATGAGAAGTGCATGGTGCCATCTTCCGCCGACTGCTTGGG GGACACCCAGCTGGAGAGCGTGGCCAGGGAGAACGAGCCGGAGCTGGAAGCCGGGCCCCTGGCACCAGAGGATG ACCTGGAGGGGGTGGTGGAGGCCGCGGCCTGCTTCTCCTACACGGGCCGTATGGCCCAGGAGCTGACCTTCCAGCGAGGGGTTGTGCTGCGCCTGCATGCCCACGCCTCGGGCAACTGGTGGCGCGAGGAGCACGTGGGCACACGGGGGCTCATTCCCCACAAGTGCATCAGCCTGCCCACCAG AGCGGAGAAGCACCTGGTGGGTCAGGGGCCACTGGCTGTAGGGGAGCTGCTAAGCAGCCCAGAAGTCCTTCTGGCAGAGTCCATCAGTCG GCCAGAGCCCTGCACCCCACTCGAGGCCACGGGCCCTTTTGGGCACAGATGGCACTGCCCGGTCCCGAGCTCCCTGGAGAGACACGTGGAGGTGGATAAG GCCGTGGCACACACCATGGACTCCGTGCTTAAGGCGCTCTTGGGGAAGACCAGTCCCTGCCAGGGTCTCGGGCCAGCGTCCCCCAGttcccccagccctgggccccaCAGCCCACAGCCTGGGGCCTCCAGCCGCCCCAGCAGGAACAGAGGCTTCTTCTGAGGCCCCGGGAGCCTGGCCTCCCCATCGACGGCTCGTCCCCCGGGACCATACCTCAATCCACACTGA